From a single Bacteroidota bacterium genomic region:
- a CDS encoding DUF4266 domain-containing protein — MKTNRYTRIFPRKYHPFLLGLGVLLLAQGCQAVKPYQRAYLNDRAMEINGKPIRAFEDYFESIREGATFPGGEKTSGGCGCN, encoded by the coding sequence ATGAAAACAAACAGGTATACTCGAATCTTCCCTCGTAAATATCACCCGTTCCTCCTTGGGCTTGGGGTATTACTACTCGCGCAAGGATGTCAGGCGGTGAAACCCTATCAGCGCGCTTACTTAAACGATCGGGCCATGGAGATCAACGGAAAACCCATCAGGGCCTTTGAAGATTATTTCGAAAGCATCCGCGAAGGCGCCACCTTTCCGGGAGGAGAAAAAACAAGCGGGGGCTGTGGTTGCAACTGA
- a CDS encoding DUF3570 domain-containing protein — MNPDYYRAVRLVYPAGLRYKEWSTEYKRQSYNLQAAYSFIINRRMQMNVMPMLNYQRGLLSTPFHRVYFNDGDLRVEKLPKERWKFGMSFLNTWFAGKKSILRSEFGFYSDNFGIQALSFEEELSYKFTNRFYAGPFLRLYTQSASHYFNTISAHLPNAEFYTSDYDLSAFNAIKAGMEFYFLPLQKKQRNYFTKGIGLRLAWYQRSDGLTAVMGTLLFDINQRGRQKNYLTPKYN, encoded by the coding sequence TTGAATCCGGATTATTACAGAGCGGTACGATTAGTTTATCCTGCCGGGTTGCGCTACAAAGAATGGTCGACTGAATACAAACGCCAATCGTATAATCTTCAGGCCGCTTATTCCTTCATCATAAATAGACGCATGCAGATGAATGTAATGCCCATGCTGAACTATCAACGTGGATTACTCAGTACGCCTTTTCATCGGGTATACTTCAACGACGGCGACCTTCGTGTAGAAAAATTACCGAAGGAACGGTGGAAATTCGGCATGAGCTTTCTCAACACCTGGTTTGCAGGCAAGAAAAGTATTCTGCGAAGTGAGTTCGGATTTTACTCCGATAATTTTGGTATCCAGGCCCTCTCTTTTGAAGAAGAACTCAGCTATAAGTTCACCAACCGTTTCTACGCCGGACCATTCCTCCGCCTCTACACACAAAGTGCATCGCATTATTTCAACACCATATCAGCTCATCTTCCCAACGCTGAATTCTACACCTCCGACTACGACCTTTCCGCATTCAATGCCATCAAAGCCGGAATGGAATTTTACTTCCTACCCCTTCAAAAAAAACAACGCAACTACTTCACAAAAGGCATCGGTCTGCGCCTGGCATGGTATCAACGTTCCGATGGCCTAACAGCCGTGATGGGAACATTGCTCTTTGACATCAACCAACGTGGGAGGCAAAAAAATTATCTTACACCAAAATACAATTGA
- a CDS encoding T9SS type A sorting domain-containing protein, protein MKKFFCALLLMTAVVGCGKVVAQFNNNYWVFGDSAYIDWSNTAAPAVGNGPYYYRNGSSSIGNQNGLLMSAGLINNSAPLDCFIWNKYGKRIGDSIRIKGGLWYHASLFVPDPGNDSNIYLLTAGVTSVESYGLYYSKVNYKANNDSGLVIQKNIVLNTFPAFDALMAVKHGNGRDWWLITQQWVAPNAQTPNNEFRIYLISPTGISGPSVQNIGNNHTTNIGQLVFSSDGTKFANISGRGLVELYDFDRCTGMITATIPVEQEPPGQPYIHLYPTCAFSGDDSKLYILDLDQLIDTYYLVQYDLLSSNISQSKVIIDSMVAPQAPWQMKLAPDGKIYIAAFDENYSWPYPDTSTAYTTINNNLSVINHPDSLGAACDFQPFSFNLGTGRSYYGLPNNPDYELGAWVGSPCDTLSVGVDDNVPEQEVFFQAWYNSEWNMIHVNASKLKGRTGSLRLFDMEGRLVFEKKMEVIAGGYVTGEIPMNAVANGVYLVNLITDSESVSSKTIKL, encoded by the coding sequence ATGAAAAAATTCTTTTGCGCTTTGTTGTTGATGACTGCGGTTGTAGGGTGTGGGAAGGTGGTTGCTCAGTTCAATAACAACTACTGGGTGTTTGGAGACAGTGCTTATATAGATTGGAGTAATACTGCGGCTCCAGCAGTTGGAAATGGTCCATATTACTATCGAAATGGCAGCTCATCCATTGGTAATCAAAATGGACTATTAATGAGTGCTGGATTAATTAATAATTCGGCACCACTTGATTGTTTTATATGGAACAAATATGGTAAGCGAATAGGTGATTCAATTAGAATTAAAGGTGGTCTATGGTATCATGCGAGTTTATTTGTTCCTGATCCGGGGAATGATTCAAACATCTATTTACTTACGGCAGGTGTAACTTCAGTAGAAAGTTATGGACTATATTATTCGAAAGTAAACTATAAAGCTAATAATGATTCAGGGCTTGTAATTCAGAAAAATATAGTGCTTAACACTTTTCCTGCATTTGATGCATTAATGGCTGTAAAACATGGTAATGGTCGTGATTGGTGGTTGATTACTCAGCAATGGGTTGCACCTAATGCACAAACTCCTAACAATGAATTCCGGATTTATTTGATTTCTCCTACGGGGATATCCGGACCATCAGTACAAAATATCGGAAACAATCATACAACGAATATTGGACAGCTTGTTTTTTCAAGTGATGGAACAAAATTTGCAAATATCAGCGGACGTGGATTAGTTGAGTTATATGATTTTGACAGGTGTACCGGAATGATTACAGCAACAATACCAGTTGAACAAGAACCACCCGGCCAACCTTATATCCATCTTTATCCAACGTGTGCCTTTTCAGGTGACGATTCTAAATTATACATACTGGATCTGGATCAGTTAATCGACACATACTATTTAGTGCAGTATGATTTACTTTCTTCCAATATTTCTCAAAGCAAAGTTATCATTGATAGTATGGTTGCTCCACAAGCTCCCTGGCAAATGAAATTGGCACCGGATGGTAAGATTTATATAGCTGCTTTTGATGAAAATTATTCATGGCCATATCCTGATACAAGTACCGCTTATACTACCATAAATAATAATTTAAGTGTAATTAATCATCCGGATTCCTTAGGAGCAGCCTGTGACTTTCAACCCTTCAGTTTTAATTTAGGAACTGGCCGCTCCTATTACGGCCTCCCCAACAATCCCGATTATGAACTCGGTGCATGGGTAGGGAGTCCTTGTGATACGCTGAGTGTTGGGGTGGATGATAATGTACCGGAGCAGGAGGTGTTTTTTCAAGCCTGGTATAATAGTGAGTGGAATATGATTCACGTCAACGCCTCCAAACTTAAAGGAAGAACGGGAAGTTTGCGGTTGTTTGATATGGAAGGGAGGTTGGTGTTTGAGAAAAAAATGGAGGTGATTGCAGGAGGGTATGTGACGGGAGAGATACCGATGAATGCGGTGGCGAATGGGGTTTATCTGGTCAATCTTATTACTGATTCGGAAAGTGTTTCGTCAAAAACTATCAAATTGTAA
- a CDS encoding T9SS type A sorting domain-containing protein, which produces MKHLLLLALVLFLKPITLHAQCPSGFSEVIVTIQPDQFPGETSWSLKDLSGTILAAGGAVGDTLCVPQGICLIFEIRDTYGDGMCCSFGNGFYAVAVNSVIQAAGGQFTYNEYSYLNCPPGTHCGSAFTVYEDTLYTAYGASTWHSFTPDSTGTYNISTCFPSNSCDTRLWIYDHCAGLIWNNDMAGTLFYNDSTCGIQAFIPAGLQSGQTYYVRVGGDTSCITDSIQWQIAFAGPIVGCLDPAACNYNPLATVSNGSCIYPGDPNCNSGPDLIVDGNTLLSSLNMGIVNGNDACLIGEGCLSGYGARNVINFSTRIANIGDADYYIGAPATGNSQFVFDQCHGHWHYAGYAMYNIYDSLGVPLQAGFKNGFCVLDLQCFGGTAKYGCSNMGISAGCADIYGAGLACQWLDVTNIPAGRYTLVVRVNWDQDPDKLGRQEQRFDNNVAAVCINITRDTANVPSFTVLPNCQPIIDCAGDTFGLAINDCMGNCNGSRISGDLNVDTLRNDIDVDQYLVDITALNAVMPCNDVNGDNALTVTDAALVSGCIRETNGSHVHPGATQNTHRHCEFPFNIVNTNDTVHLGIGMVNQTLNYIDLNMLNPDCRLLALDFTMSGVVIDSVVSLVGGFYPLIEWNAATGRIALLDTAEVSLGKQLTAMPFVRVYFSTLTSTTVCVASINAAVNADYEETLKSIFNGCVTVTGINILYQSGLVKITPNPSEGVFAISTDVLNGERANITVLDAMGRVIYTSVEVLSAGKGISIDLSKHPKGVYLVRVLTGQLEVTERLVKL; this is translated from the coding sequence ATGAAACATCTCTTATTGCTTGCCTTGGTTTTATTCTTAAAGCCAATAACTCTCCATGCACAATGCCCTTCCGGATTCAGTGAGGTCATAGTGACCATACAACCGGATCAATTTCCCGGGGAAACCAGTTGGAGTTTAAAGGATTTATCCGGGACCATTCTGGCTGCAGGTGGTGCAGTAGGAGATACACTCTGCGTCCCTCAGGGAATTTGTCTGATTTTTGAAATCCGGGATACTTATGGAGATGGGATGTGCTGTAGTTTTGGAAATGGCTTCTATGCAGTGGCGGTGAATAGTGTTATTCAGGCAGCCGGCGGTCAATTTACATATAACGAGTACAGTTATCTCAATTGTCCTCCCGGCACACATTGCGGGAGTGCATTCACCGTGTATGAAGATACTCTCTACACGGCATACGGTGCAAGTACCTGGCATAGTTTTACACCGGATTCAACCGGAACCTATAATATTTCTACTTGCTTTCCTTCCAATAGTTGTGATACCCGGTTGTGGATCTATGATCATTGCGCCGGACTCATTTGGAACAACGACATGGCCGGTACACTCTTTTACAACGACAGCACTTGTGGCATACAGGCCTTCATTCCTGCCGGTTTGCAAAGCGGACAAACATATTATGTTCGGGTAGGAGGTGATACATCTTGCATTACGGATAGCATCCAATGGCAGATCGCTTTTGCCGGACCAATCGTAGGTTGTCTGGATCCTGCGGCTTGTAACTATAATCCTTTGGCTACAGTGAGCAATGGTAGTTGTATTTATCCCGGGGATCCGAATTGTAATTCAGGACCTGATCTTATTGTGGATGGGAATACATTGCTGTCATCGCTCAATATGGGTATTGTAAACGGTAACGATGCTTGCCTGATTGGCGAAGGGTGTTTGTCGGGTTATGGTGCCAGAAATGTAATTAACTTCAGTACGCGTATCGCCAATATCGGTGATGCTGATTATTATATTGGTGCTCCTGCTACCGGTAATTCACAGTTTGTTTTTGATCAATGTCACGGCCACTGGCATTATGCCGGCTATGCGATGTATAATATTTACGATAGTTTGGGAGTGCCACTGCAGGCAGGATTTAAAAATGGATTTTGTGTACTTGATCTCCAGTGCTTCGGAGGAACGGCGAAATACGGTTGCAGCAATATGGGTATCTCAGCAGGCTGTGCAGATATCTATGGCGCCGGACTGGCCTGTCAATGGCTGGACGTTACTAATATTCCTGCCGGACGTTATACATTGGTTGTTCGTGTTAACTGGGATCAGGATCCGGATAAACTCGGCAGACAGGAGCAACGATTTGATAATAACGTAGCCGCTGTTTGTATCAATATCACTCGCGATACAGCGAATGTACCCTCGTTCACTGTCCTCCCCAATTGTCAGCCGATCATTGATTGTGCCGGAGATACATTTGGATTAGCCATCAACGATTGTATGGGGAATTGTAACGGCAGTCGTATTAGTGGTGATTTGAATGTGGATACATTAAGAAATGATATTGATGTCGACCAGTACCTCGTAGATATCACTGCACTTAATGCTGTCATGCCTTGCAATGATGTGAATGGAGATAATGCACTCACGGTTACGGATGCGGCTCTTGTGAGCGGATGTATTCGTGAAACAAATGGTTCACATGTTCACCCGGGAGCTACGCAAAATACGCATCGGCATTGTGAGTTTCCGTTTAACATTGTCAACACCAACGATACAGTGCATTTAGGAATCGGAATGGTCAATCAAACGTTGAACTATATTGATTTAAATATGCTCAATCCCGATTGCCGCTTACTCGCCCTCGATTTTACGATGAGTGGTGTAGTGATTGATTCTGTGGTTTCGCTTGTGGGTGGTTTTTATCCGTTGATAGAATGGAATGCCGCTACCGGACGCATTGCTTTGCTGGACACTGCTGAAGTTTCATTGGGCAAACAACTTACAGCAATGCCCTTTGTCAGAGTGTATTTCAGTACATTGACAAGTACAACCGTTTGTGTAGCTTCCATCAACGCGGCCGTGAATGCCGATTACGAAGAAACCCTGAAAAGCATTTTCAACGGTTGTGTTACAGTGACCGGTATCAATATTCTCTATCAAAGCGGACTTGTCAAGATTACCCCGAATCCTTCGGAGGGTGTTTTTGCTATCTCTACCGATGTGCTCAATGGCGAAAGGGCGAACATCACTGTGCTTGATGCAATGGGAAGAGTGATCTATACTTCGGTGGAAGTCCTCTCTGCAGGAAAAGGAATTTCCATTGATCTCAGCAAACACCCCAAAGGTGTCTATCTGGTGCGTGTTCTTACCGGACAACTTGAAGTGACCGAACGACTGGTGAAATTGTAA
- a CDS encoding UvrD-helicase domain-containing protein gives MNNYLDLLNEVQREAVMQTDGPVMIIAGAGSGKTRVLTFRIAYLIEKGNDPFNILALTFTNKAAREMKERISKVVGNEARNLWMGTFHSVFARILRSEADKINYPSNFTIYDSDDSKSLIRDILKEQNLDDKTYKPSAVLNRISSAKNNLFNWQEYQQNSELTGDDQSSGKPKMGLLFELYSKRCFKAGAMDFDDILYNTWKLFQEHPDVLYKYQTKFKYVMVDEFQDTNFAQYIIVKKLSAMHQNICVVGDDAQSIYAFRGANIQNILNFERDFPEIKTYKLEQNYRSTKTIVQAANSVITFNKNQLKKEVWTDNHHGEKIKLLKALSDNEEGNQVALSIFEEKMNKHYRHKDFAILYRTNAQSRSMEEALRRRNIPYRVFGGVSFYNRKEIKDLLAYFRMAINPLDEEAMKRIINYPARGIGKTTIDRIVVHAAQENVSVWNVLENIHEFKAGINGGIRDKVAEFAVMVRSWQVMLPNHSAYELASHIASASGLLTELYNDRTPEGVSHYENVQELLNGIKEFSEHGKIPLESPSAEQDLNALRTLDLYLQDIALLTDADNDKDGDDDKVSLMTIHSSKGLEFKNVYIVGLEENLFPSQLSVNSRTDLEEERRLFYVAITRAEIKLTLSMAATRYRWGNLIMCEPSRFLEEVDSECIEMPVQRGEALFDQEDERGGWGNYGGGGGGGNRSFQRNAKPYRGNSPKSGSSAAKSTVKPSPVTNSSPVPQGFKKINVAQPAPPVSDFIADDPSKITTGVFVEHQRFGRGQVISIEGRSPDHKATILFDGQGQKQLLLKFAKLRVVE, from the coding sequence ATGAATAATTACCTCGACCTTCTCAACGAAGTACAGCGTGAAGCGGTGATGCAAACAGATGGACCGGTGATGATCATCGCAGGCGCCGGCTCAGGAAAAACGAGGGTCCTCACTTTCCGCATTGCCTATCTCATCGAAAAAGGCAACGACCCCTTTAACATATTGGCACTGACTTTTACCAACAAGGCTGCGCGTGAAATGAAAGAGCGTATTTCCAAAGTAGTGGGGAATGAAGCCCGGAACTTATGGATGGGAACTTTCCACTCTGTATTTGCAAGAATATTGCGTAGCGAAGCCGATAAAATCAACTACCCTTCCAACTTCACCATCTATGATTCCGACGATAGCAAAAGTCTGATCAGGGATATTTTGAAAGAGCAAAACCTGGACGATAAAACGTACAAGCCTTCAGCAGTATTGAACAGAATTTCCTCTGCAAAAAACAACCTCTTCAACTGGCAGGAATACCAGCAAAACAGTGAACTTACAGGAGATGATCAGTCGAGCGGAAAACCAAAGATGGGATTACTCTTTGAATTGTACAGCAAACGTTGCTTCAAAGCCGGAGCAATGGATTTTGATGATATCCTGTACAATACCTGGAAATTATTTCAGGAACATCCCGATGTACTGTATAAATATCAGACGAAGTTCAAGTACGTGATGGTAGATGAGTTTCAGGATACCAACTTCGCACAATACATCATCGTGAAAAAATTATCTGCCATGCATCAGAATATTTGTGTAGTGGGAGATGATGCACAGAGTATTTATGCCTTTCGCGGTGCCAACATCCAGAATATCCTCAACTTTGAACGTGACTTTCCCGAGATAAAAACATACAAGCTGGAGCAGAATTACCGCAGCACCAAGACCATAGTTCAGGCGGCCAATTCTGTGATCACCTTCAACAAGAATCAACTTAAAAAAGAAGTCTGGACCGACAATCACCACGGTGAAAAAATAAAACTCCTGAAAGCACTCAGTGATAATGAAGAAGGAAATCAGGTAGCCTTAAGCATCTTTGAAGAGAAGATGAACAAACATTACCGCCATAAAGATTTCGCTATTCTTTATCGCACCAATGCGCAGAGTCGTTCGATGGAAGAAGCTTTGCGACGAAGAAATATTCCGTATAGGGTATTTGGAGGCGTTTCCTTCTACAACAGGAAGGAAATTAAAGATCTTCTGGCTTATTTCCGCATGGCGATCAATCCTCTGGACGAAGAAGCGATGAAACGCATCATCAATTATCCGGCGAGAGGAATCGGAAAAACCACCATCGACAGAATTGTTGTGCACGCGGCGCAGGAGAATGTTTCGGTGTGGAATGTGCTCGAAAATATTCATGAATTCAAAGCCGGTATCAACGGAGGTATCCGTGATAAGGTAGCTGAGTTTGCCGTGATGGTCAGAAGCTGGCAGGTGATGTTGCCCAATCACAGTGCCTATGAGCTGGCGAGTCATATCGCCTCTGCTTCCGGATTGCTCACCGAACTATACAATGACAGGACCCCGGAAGGTGTCAGTCATTATGAAAACGTCCAAGAACTATTGAACGGTATCAAGGAGTTCAGTGAGCATGGAAAAATTCCACTGGAGTCCCCTTCTGCAGAACAGGATCTAAACGCCTTGCGTACTCTTGACCTTTACCTTCAGGACATCGCCCTCTTAACCGATGCCGACAATGACAAAGACGGTGATGACGATAAAGTTTCACTCATGACCATCCATAGTTCAAAAGGACTGGAGTTTAAAAATGTATACATCGTCGGACTCGAAGAAAATTTATTTCCCTCACAACTCAGTGTCAATTCACGAACTGATCTCGAAGAAGAACGACGATTGTTTTATGTAGCCATCACCAGAGCAGAGATAAAGCTGACATTATCAATGGCGGCTACCCGTTACCGTTGGGGCAACCTGATCATGTGTGAACCCAGCCGGTTTTTAGAAGAAGTCGATAGTGAATGCATAGAAATGCCGGTACAACGCGGTGAGGCCTTATTTGATCAGGAAGATGAGCGGGGAGGATGGGGTAACTATGGAGGCGGAGGAGGCGGAGGAAATCGCAGTTTTCAGCGAAATGCGAAACCTTACCGCGGAAATTCACCGAAGTCCGGATCAAGTGCTGCAAAGAGTACCGTTAAACCCTCACCTGTGACCAACAGCAGCCCGGTACCACAAGGATTCAAAAAAATCAATGTGGCACAACCGGCTCCTCCGGTCAGTGATTTTATTGCGGATGATCCTTCAAAAATTACGACGGGCGTATTTGTCGAACATCAGCGTTTCGGGCGCGGACAAGTCATCAGCATTGAGGGCCGATCACCGGACCATAAAGCTACTATCCTTTTTGATGGTCAAGGACAAAAGCAACTGCTTCTGAAATTTGCGAAGCTTAGAGTGGTAGAGTAA
- a CDS encoding DUF4290 domain-containing protein — translation MAVNNTVLSYKYMQYNTSRKSLIISEYGRSIQEMVEFTVQLEDRDERTKAAKTIVNAMAILNPQLREFVDYKHKLWDHLYIISDFKLDCDSPFPMPDKDLTHVKPSPMPYPQKNIKLRHYGSTIELMIKEALKMEDTPERQQVVEAIANFMKMSYLTWNRDSVDDDVIREQLKEFSGGVLEIRDDMKLTNKFIDLKEADRRNQRNKNLRKQRTPTNGYSRGK, via the coding sequence TTGGCAGTAAATAATACAGTACTTTCCTATAAATACATGCAATACAACACCTCCAGAAAATCGCTGATCATTTCAGAATATGGGCGCTCCATACAGGAAATGGTAGAATTCACCGTTCAGCTTGAAGACCGTGACGAGCGCACCAAAGCCGCAAAGACCATTGTAAATGCTATGGCCATTCTCAACCCGCAGTTACGCGAATTTGTCGATTATAAACATAAACTTTGGGATCATCTCTATATCATCTCCGACTTCAAACTGGATTGCGATTCCCCTTTTCCGATGCCCGACAAAGACCTCACCCATGTGAAGCCATCTCCCATGCCCTACCCTCAGAAAAACATTAAACTGAGACATTATGGCAGTACGATCGAGCTTATGATCAAGGAAGCGTTAAAGATGGAAGATACTCCGGAACGTCAGCAGGTGGTGGAAGCCATTGCCAATTTTATGAAGATGAGTTACCTCACCTGGAACCGCGACTCGGTGGATGATGATGTCATCAGAGAACAATTGAAGGAATTTTCAGGAGGAGTATTAGAGATTCGTGATGATATGAAACTCACGAACAAATTCATCGATCTGAAAGAAGCAGACAGAAGAAATCAACGAAATAAAAATCTCAGAAAACAACGTACCCCTACCAATGGATACAGCCGTGGCAAATAA
- the murA gene encoding UDP-N-acetylglucosamine 1-carboxyvinyltransferase, whose product MTGGSFEITGGCKLNGTIEPQGAKNEALQILCAVLLTEEECIIENVPEIRDVIKLIELLGKMGVQTQRLKPNTFSFTAKNIDLSYLETKEFAKLGAALRGSIMIIGPLLARYGKAAIPKPGGDKIGRRRLDTHFIGFQNLGAKFDFDSNDNFYRVDAQHLKGTYMLLDEASVTGTANIVMAAVMAEGTTTIYNAACEPYLQQLCKMLNQMGAKITGIGSNLLVIEGVKSLKGTKHRILPDMIEVGSFIGLAAMTQSELTIKNVGLQHLGIIPSTFQRLGIKMEFRGDDIYIPAQEMYEIDTFIDGSILTIADQIWPGFTPDLLSVILVTATQAKGTILVHQKMFESRLFFVDKLIDMGAQIILCDPHRATVIGLARKHPLKGIQMTSPDIRAGVALLIAAMSAKGKSVIHNIEQIDRGYERIDERLNALGAQIKRV is encoded by the coding sequence ATGACAGGTGGCAGTTTTGAAATCACCGGTGGCTGCAAACTGAATGGTACTATTGAACCTCAGGGAGCCAAGAATGAAGCCTTGCAAATACTTTGTGCAGTTTTGCTTACTGAAGAAGAATGCATCATAGAAAATGTTCCGGAGATACGGGATGTCATCAAGCTGATTGAATTGCTCGGAAAAATGGGCGTACAGACCCAACGCTTAAAGCCCAATACGTTCTCCTTTACGGCTAAAAACATTGATCTCAGTTATCTCGAGACAAAAGAATTTGCCAAATTGGGAGCTGCTTTAAGAGGGTCTATCATGATTATTGGTCCCTTGCTTGCCCGCTATGGGAAAGCCGCGATTCCAAAGCCGGGTGGAGATAAAATCGGACGCAGACGGTTAGATACCCATTTTATCGGTTTCCAAAATCTGGGTGCAAAATTTGATTTCGACAGCAATGATAATTTTTACCGGGTAGATGCGCAGCACCTGAAAGGAACGTATATGCTCCTCGACGAAGCTTCGGTTACAGGAACAGCGAATATCGTGATGGCCGCAGTGATGGCTGAAGGCACGACCACGATTTACAATGCCGCTTGCGAACCGTATTTGCAACAGCTCTGCAAAATGCTGAATCAAATGGGAGCTAAAATCACAGGTATTGGCTCCAACTTGCTGGTGATTGAAGGGGTGAAATCATTAAAAGGAACGAAACACCGCATCCTGCCGGATATGATAGAAGTCGGTTCTTTTATCGGTCTGGCTGCCATGACGCAGAGTGAGTTGACCATTAAAAATGTAGGATTACAACATCTCGGCATTATTCCTTCTACTTTTCAACGGCTGGGAATAAAGATGGAATTCAGAGGGGACGATATTTATATTCCGGCTCAGGAGATGTATGAGATCGATACCTTTATTGACGGATCTATACTCACGATTGCCGATCAGATATGGCCCGGTTTCACACCGGACTTACTCAGTGTGATCCTCGTTACTGCTACTCAGGCTAAAGGAACTATTCTTGTCCACCAGAAAATGTTTGAAAGCAGGTTGTTCTTTGTCGATAAACTTATCGATATGGGAGCACAGATCATCCTCTGTGATCCGCATCGTGCAACCGTTATCGGTCTTGCCCGTAAACACCCCTTGAAAGGCATTCAAATGACCTCACCCGATATTCGTGCAGGAGTAGCCCTCCTGATCGCCGCCATGAGTGCAAAAGGCAAAAGCGTGATCCATAATATCGAACAAATTGATCGCGGCTATGAAAGAATTGACGAACGTTTGAACGCGTTAGGAGCTCAGATAAAAAGAGTTTAA
- a CDS encoding TlpA family protein disulfide reductase has product MKKIAILLGFSGFLALAAVSLTSFTKSPQNNTGTAIGNKAIDLAYTSPEGKSIALSSLKGKMVLLDFWASWCGPCRMENPHVVAAYQKFKDQKFKNGKGFTIYSVSLDQNKEAWIKAIAKDKLEWPYHVSDLGGWQSKPAATYGVNSIPANYLIDGNGVIVARGLRGANLESTLESYLAKGGSSTGSDKANETK; this is encoded by the coding sequence ATGAAAAAAATCGCTATTCTGCTGGGGTTCAGTGGCTTCTTAGCTCTCGCAGCTGTCTCGTTAACTTCTTTTACAAAGAGTCCTCAGAACAATACCGGGACTGCAATCGGCAACAAGGCTATTGACTTAGCTTATACTAGTCCTGAAGGTAAATCAATCGCCCTCAGTTCTTTAAAAGGCAAAATGGTATTGCTCGACTTCTGGGCAAGCTGGTGCGGACCCTGCCGAATGGAAAATCCCCACGTAGTGGCGGCCTATCAAAAATTCAAGGATCAGAAATTTAAAAACGGAAAAGGCTTTACGATCTATAGCGTGAGTCTGGACCAAAACAAAGAAGCATGGATCAAAGCCATTGCAAAGGATAAACTCGAATGGCCCTACCATGTGAGTGATTTGGGCGGATGGCAGTCGAAGCCGGCAGCGACTTATGGCGTAAATTCCATCCCTGCCAATTACCTGATTGACGGAAACGGCGTCATTGTAGCACGCGGTTTAAGAGGTGCAAACCTTGAATCTACACTGGAATCTTATCTGGCTAAAGGTGGAAGCAGCACCGGTTCAGACAAGGCCAACGAAACAAAATAA
- a CDS encoding nucleotide exchange factor GrpE yields MKLRNPFSNRKVMSQESDKQSEFQDNPIAEEIQRSSEAEASEQKPLEEDPIGKLEKEISELKDNHLRLYAEFENYKRRNIKERAELIKSAGSDIISSLLPTLDDFERALKAMGENADPSTREGIVLIHQKLLNTMEQKGLKPMDSIGHEFDVELHEAITKIPVEDAAMKGKIVDEVEKGYWLNEKVIRYAKVVVGS; encoded by the coding sequence ATGAAACTAAGAAACCCATTTAGCAATAGAAAAGTGATGAGCCAGGAATCAGATAAGCAGAGTGAATTTCAGGATAACCCAATTGCAGAAGAAATCCAACGTTCTTCCGAAGCAGAGGCCTCCGAGCAAAAGCCATTGGAAGAGGATCCGATCGGTAAACTTGAAAAAGAAATCAGTGAACTAAAAGACAATCATCTCCGGTTATATGCTGAGTTCGAAAATTATAAACGAAGAAACATCAAGGAAAGGGCGGAGTTAATCAAGTCGGCGGGATCAGATATCATTTCCTCTTTGCTGCCTACACTGGATGATTTTGAAAGAGCTTTAAAAGCAATGGGTGAAAATGCAGATCCTTCTACCCGGGAAGGCATCGTCTTGATTCATCAAAAACTTTTGAATACAATGGAACAAAAAGGATTGAAACCCATGGACTCCATTGGTCATGAATTTGATGTTGAATTGCATGAAGCCATCACAAAAATACCGGTTGAAGATGCTGCCATGAAAGGGAAAATTGTTGATGAAGTAGAAAAAGGATACTGGCTCAACGAAAAAGTTATACGCTATGCAAAAGTTGTTGTAGGCAGTTAA